Proteins from a genomic interval of Beijerinckia indica subsp. indica ATCC 9039:
- a CDS encoding NAD-dependent epimerase/dehydratase family protein has product MDPIIVTGAAGFIGMHVAERLLDRGEAVVGIDIFNSYYDPTLKAARAARLESRPSFSMVRMDIADHESFLALVKRSGVRRIVHLAAQAGVRYSIDNPFAYEHSNLAGHLSVLEACRHAKIEHLVYASSSSVYGDRPLTASGFKETDPVDAPVSLYAATKRSCELISQSYARLYGFPQSGLRFFTVYGPWGRPDMAYYGFTEKILAGHPIEVYGDGKMSRDFTFIDDIVDGIIGILDCPPLMGDHEIYNIGDSQPVSLMDMIATLELALGREAVKIFRPMQPGDVTATYADVSKLYSLIGYQPKVNLATGLQRFVHWRLSFDASSTKIKAPVV; this is encoded by the coding sequence ATGGATCCCATAATAGTCACAGGTGCAGCTGGTTTTATAGGCATGCATGTGGCTGAAAGGCTGTTGGATCGGGGAGAGGCTGTCGTTGGTATCGACATATTCAATTCCTATTACGACCCAACCCTAAAAGCCGCGCGAGCTGCACGTTTAGAAAGTCGACCAAGCTTTTCGATGGTCAGGATGGATATTGCCGACCACGAGAGCTTCCTAGCTCTCGTTAAGCGGTCCGGTGTCCGCCGTATCGTTCACCTGGCCGCCCAAGCTGGGGTGCGCTATTCGATTGATAATCCATTCGCCTACGAGCATTCGAATCTAGCCGGGCACCTCTCTGTGCTGGAAGCATGTCGCCATGCCAAGATCGAACACCTCGTCTATGCCTCGTCGAGTTCCGTCTATGGTGATCGGCCGCTTACCGCTTCCGGCTTCAAGGAGACAGATCCGGTTGATGCACCCGTTTCGCTTTATGCAGCGACCAAGCGCTCATGCGAACTAATCAGCCAAAGCTACGCCCGGCTTTACGGTTTTCCGCAATCGGGTCTGCGTTTCTTTACCGTCTATGGTCCCTGGGGGCGGCCAGATATGGCTTATTACGGATTCACCGAGAAAATTCTCGCAGGCCACCCCATCGAAGTCTATGGCGACGGTAAAATGTCCCGTGATTTCACTTTTATCGACGATATCGTAGATGGGATCATTGGCATTCTTGATTGTCCGCCGCTCATGGGGGATCATGAGATCTATAACATTGGCGACAGTCAACCAGTTAGCCTGATGGACATGATCGCTACTTTGGAACTGGCTCTTGGTCGTGAAGCGGTTAAGATTTTCCGTCCTATGCAGCCGGGCGACGTGACCGCCACTTATGCAGATGTTTCCAAACTATATAGTTTGATAGGCTACCAACCAAAAGTTAACCTAGCAACGGGACTACAACGTTTTGTTCACTGGCGCTTGAGTTTTGATGCGTCGTCTACGAAAATCAAAGCCCCAGTAGTTTGA
- a CDS encoding transposase, with amino-acid sequence MKEWGTDPCIPPTKSRKLPVDYDKALYPQRHKIENLFAKLKDWRRIATHYDRCAQTFFPAICITATVAFYLNQWVLSLA; translated from the coding sequence TTGAAGGAGTGGGGAACCGACCCCTGCATTCCGCCCACCAAAAGCCGAAAGTTGCCAGTCGACTACGACAAGGCGCTCTATCCCCAGCGCCATAAGATCGAAAATCTCTTCGCCAAGCTTAAGGATTGGCGTCGCATCGCCACGCACTATGATCGATGCGCCCAAACCTTCTTCCCGGCAATCTGCATCACCGCAACCGTCGCATTCTATCTCAATCAATGGGTCCTAAGCCTAGCTTAA
- a CDS encoding VpsF family polysaccharide biosynthesis protein (VpsF, distantly related to oligosaccharide ligases, is encoded next to the probable flippase VpsE.), with the protein MTYYGSMHFVRQRRVNNSIDSANHSPLSLRLIMTIICVGLGFSLSGSTLAYLGIDYASPGGNQFLKIHPATYFTVFSICVLASKGEFDAYINMLRQTNKGICIFLLLLSLFMVYIFYIGNIPLTAPIDTFLYASFLAILLLRLRTPERNVVRNFLHGFMLINSVLGIIEFISGRRLIPVSLGGKTHEILLTEWRPSAFLGAPLTNACLTGAYVLILFLSDQQLNPLTRFILLLINLIALIAFGSRSAISFVLIILIFYLSYELLRAIQGKSVRREIIAIFLVGIPGIITGITLLLMSGFLDKFLNRLENDKGSAQARTAMLDLVSNIPLRDLIFAPSSDDLTSWMARYGLGYGLESCWIAFLLSYGIVGCLLLLPGLLAFSISILYHTQRVAMLPMLFFFLMASGSVSISSKTTMFAQFIALLLMNLRRTTVVQSHLGSDVARPHESAMEVIGVRRFEDPPTNFRS; encoded by the coding sequence ATGACCTATTATGGTAGTATGCATTTTGTGCGACAACGACGAGTAAATAATAGTATAGATAGCGCTAATCATTCGCCTTTGAGTTTGCGGCTCATTATGACTATAATTTGTGTTGGCCTTGGATTTAGCCTTTCCGGGTCGACACTCGCTTATTTAGGGATAGATTATGCTTCTCCTGGAGGAAATCAGTTTCTCAAGATTCATCCTGCTACTTATTTCACTGTTTTTTCGATTTGTGTTCTTGCCTCAAAGGGCGAATTTGATGCGTATATTAATATGCTAAGGCAAACAAACAAAGGTATTTGTATATTCTTATTATTGCTATCTTTGTTTATGGTATATATTTTTTATATCGGAAATATTCCGCTTACGGCGCCGATTGATACTTTTTTATATGCAAGTTTTTTAGCAATTCTACTTCTTCGCCTAAGAACCCCAGAAAGAAATGTAGTCAGGAATTTCCTTCATGGCTTCATGCTGATAAATTCGGTGCTTGGTATTATCGAGTTTATATCCGGCAGGAGGCTCATTCCAGTGTCTCTCGGAGGTAAAACTCACGAGATCCTGCTCACCGAATGGCGACCGAGTGCATTCTTGGGGGCCCCGCTTACTAATGCCTGCTTGACTGGAGCCTACGTACTTATACTTTTCCTTAGCGATCAACAGCTAAATCCATTAACACGCTTCATATTACTTTTAATAAACTTAATTGCACTCATTGCCTTTGGAAGCCGATCTGCCATAAGCTTTGTATTAATAATATTAATATTTTATCTAAGTTATGAACTTTTAAGAGCTATCCAAGGAAAGTCCGTAAGGCGTGAAATAATAGCTATATTCCTTGTTGGTATCCCCGGTATTATTACTGGAATTACATTACTATTAATGAGCGGCTTTCTTGATAAGTTCCTTAATCGTCTTGAAAACGACAAGGGTAGTGCGCAGGCACGAACAGCCATGCTAGACCTTGTAAGCAATATACCACTTCGTGACCTTATATTTGCACCAAGCAGCGACGATCTGACTAGCTGGATGGCGCGGTACGGCCTCGGGTATGGGTTAGAGAGCTGCTGGATAGCATTCCTGTTAAGCTACGGTATCGTTGGCTGCCTTCTTCTCTTACCTGGACTTTTGGCGTTTAGCATATCAATTCTTTATCATACACAGCGGGTTGCTATGCTACCCATGCTTTTCTTCTTTTTAATGGCGTCAGGTTCAGTGAGCATTTCATCAAAGACAACAATGTTTGCGCAATTTATTGCATTATTGTTGATGAATCTACGGCGGACGACAGTAGTTCAATCACACTTAGGATCTGACGTAGCCCGCCCTCATGAATCAGCCATGGAAGTGATAGGTGTTCGACGTTTTGAGGATCCGCCAACAAATTTTCGATCGTGA